From the Hoplias malabaricus isolate fHopMal1 chromosome 6, fHopMal1.hap1, whole genome shotgun sequence genome, the window TTTAGTTGTTTTAATGTTGGAGATTTACACGGCAAATTCACCTGGGCGTCCTGGGCCCCGGATGTTAATCACTGCTGTTTTGTACTGTATTGTTTTTAGCGTGTTATATGTTAGGGCTTATACTTACACATCCCTCGATCTCGGTGGTCTGTCGGTGGATGTCCTGTATAAACGTTTGCAACTTTTTCTGATCACACTCAGCGCTGTCGTCGGATTTCTCGAAGAGCCGCATCACGTGCTTCAGAACGCGCAGGATAAACAGCAGGTGATCTTTGGCCTAGAGCGAAATTAAACAGATTTACACTGATTTTCTAATGCTGTGCCACACTAGATATCGGTACCGCGCGTTCGCGTCGGACCACACTTCAGGATCAGGTGCGTTCCTGCCTTACCTGCAGCTCAGTAACGTGACTGTAAAGTCTGTATGGAAATTCCAGGTTTCTGTTTCCGTGACGTACGACATGTGTGCACTGCACAGAAAATAAACCCAAAGCACATTACAAATTAAATTTattgcaacaacaacaacaacaacaataataatattaaaaaagaagaaaaagcaaGCATTTTTTCTGAAACATCAGTAGTTTTTACTTTGCTAAATTTTAGAAATTGTGGCAAATTTAAGACCGAAGCTATGAACCGTTACCTTTCCAACATAAGCCTTACATAATTCTGTAATGTTCCTTTAGAGAATACGTAACATTATCTATCACTTAAAATTCAACAAACGTGCAATTTGACCGGTAATATTTGCGCATGAATGCTTTCACTCTGCACATATTTTGCTTATATTTATGCAAAACACTCAAGAAATTGTAAAACATATGGAAATAAAAATGCCATTAGGTCGTTGGCAATAGAAGTTTTCTTTTTTAGTTTGAGGCGTACAGCTTTACGTTAATAAAAATCCTGCCAACGTTACCCTTATCTTCCAGCCATATTTTGCCCCCTGAGCAAATAATTTCACGTACCGCCTCCTGAAGATGAAACATGGACCTGTTGCTTAAATCCTGGAAGTTGCTCTTCATCCACATGCATCCACTCGCGCTGTTCCAGCAGCAGCCCAACACCACGAGAACTGCGGGGATGCACAACTTCAATACTGCCATTTTACACCCGAATAAATGTATGAGAGCTAATGAAGTAAGCTGGTTATTAGACAGAGTTCGAATGAGAATCTCAAAGTTGTCGCGTTGTCCTTCATACTCCTGCATTTAAAGCAGGTAAAGTGAAACGTGTGCTTCCCCAGCTCTTTCGAGTTTCTCATTTCTCACGCTTCTGTGGAATGCAAGCTCATTTGGTGGTCACCACCAATCTATTAGTGAGGagtaacaaatatattttaataaaaatcataagACCAGGCATGCTGATATTTTACTGTATCATTTAGAGTACAATTGATTGTATGAAACAATGCTTCTTAGAAATTTAGCACCAAATTGCCTATTTTGGAAGGTGGTGGGGGGGGCACGTTTGATAAAGATTTATttgatacattttatttcagccgttctattttaaattaaaatgtaaaaatcgttttgtttttatttgtttatatttgcacGTTAGTTATTACATTACAATAATGCACATTATTGATACAATATTATATTACTATGTTATAAGTATGCAATTTTACATTTTGGGAATGTTTGacttttattaatacatttatttattcattcattgtctgaaacctcgtatccagttcagggtcgtggtgggtccggagcctccccggaatggagggaacacaccctggaggggtcgccagaccttcgcagggtgacacacactcacacctatttttggaccatgggaggaaacccacgcggacacggggagaacacaccacactcctcacagacagtcacccggaggaaacccacgcagacacagggagaacacaccacattcctcacagacagtcacccggaggaaacccacgcagacacagggagaacacaccacactcctagcagacagtcacccggaggaaacccacgcagacacagggagaacacaccacactcctcacagacagtcacccggaggaaacccacgcagacacagggagaacacaccacactcctcacagacagtcacccggaggaaacccacgcagacacagggagaacacaccacactcctcacagacagtcacccggagcgggactcgaacccacaacctccaggtccctggagctgtgtgactgcgacactaacctgctgcgccagtaTTTTTACTGAAGTGATGGTTCAGCTCTACTGTAAAAACGTGACATGGAAATAGTCATATCCTAGCTGTTTTGAATGTTTGAACTCtcctaaataaaaataaacaaattgactattttatatatatatatatatatatatatatatatttttttttttttttacatatatggcTGTCAGAGCGTTGTTCAAATGTGACGTCATTTAGCACGATCTGCCCATtatttgtgaaatgtattggaattaattctgttaataacagaattgaCGTTATTTACATATTTGATTTTTAGACAGAAGGGTTGTTTTCGGCTACTGTTCCAGCAGCGACCAAAATCAGGAACAACACTTCAGCTCCAGATGGATGCCTTGACATATTCTGTACTTTCAGTTTTGCAGAATGGAAAGTATCTTTTGAAGGTcaaatgtgaatattttaatgacaacattaatgtaaaataacatCGTTCTTTTATGTATAAGGTATAACCTACAGTTACGATGTGAAAGTGGAgaactcttcacaaacagtcacccggacacTACCGGTGACGTCATCGTGCAGCTCTGAACGTTTAAAATTGTCTAATCGTGACTGtgctaaatatattattaacaaatatttaatagGAAATATGACTCAAATATTGTGGTCCCTCACCTCCAGCAACTTCAGATGAAATATCGCTTGGATTCAtctaagattcattcattcattcattgtctttaccCACTTACACAGTTCTTGGACTTGATTGGTCCGAGGCCTACGCGGAATCGCTGAGCCcaaggcagcaacacacctTTGGCGAGGCGCCAGTTTGTCTAAATGTTAATATACTTATCCTCCAGTTACATTTAAATTTGGTTCTCTTACCGTGTTAGAGCAACTGTTATGTCACTGCATATTCAGGTTGGAATTCTTTAGTGAGTTTAGacttttatatgtctctgtatATTTCCAAACTATTCcagacttgtgttttatttcagcagAAAGGGCAGCTCCTGTGTTCATTAAGTTACACCCAGAGCACACAATAAAACAGAGGAGACGGTTATATCGCGGATGCGGATATGTATTTATTCAGGAGTAACTGACTAACTGGAGCATTTGACGTTCACGAACTCTCGCGCGTGTTTTTGTAGTTAGCTGGGAACATTGGGATTAAACGTTGAAACGACGccgattcttgtttttattttttgtttgtttgtttgtttttctttgaggGGGCGCGAGGATGTATAAGGAATGCTCCTGAAAAACACATCAAAAGGTAATTTTTGTGGGTTATTAATGTTCATGTACGAGTTAAGCACATGTGGCGTCGGCCTATTTCTGCTGAAGCGTGAGCAATGTGAGGTTGACCTGCAGCGGGGAGAACTCTTCCCTCTCACGATAGACACGGCAAGAAAAAGGGCACAATCGAGATCGAATCACAGCTTCTCTCAACCGCAGCACCGCAGATCGTTCCGCTTTCTTCTCTGATATTACCGGAAACAGTCATATCCACAGTAAGTGGCCTTAGTTCCAAATAAGAACCAAAATTTGTGccataggaaaaaaaatatcagcttaaacatatataagtacTGATAAAAATATAGATAAACTGCCGCGAgtgcttttaaaaatgcatttgtcAGCATGGGAACTGTACAATTTGCGCTCTTCTCTGCTGCATTTTCGATCCAAAAACAAAAGGATAAACCTCAAATGTCAGAGGTGTGACCAGTCACAACGAACGTAGAATGAAAATTAACCCCAAAAAGGAATTGGTATCAGCACGTTCAAATTGAACTCGGACAAACGTTTACTCACGAATTTCAAGTAAAAGTCATATACGACATGaaggtaaaataataaaaaaaatcagggGTATTCCTTAACGAAGGATTTAGCCAAATAACGCACTACGTCAAACCTCTTCAACATGATCAGAGCTGAGGGTAATTCCTACATAACAACGATTAACATTGGTCATACGTTTTCTTAGCCATTAATGATATGGCTAGCTGAGAAATCTTGCTCTATGGAATACCCCCTAGATTACAAAGAACTAAAAGGTTAAAGGGCCTTCGTTTGTTAGTTTCTGCAGCAGAAGCATCAGCATTAG encodes:
- the LOC136699424 gene encoding interferon a3-like, yielding MAVLKLCIPAVLVVLGCCWNSASGCMWMKSNFQDLSNRSMFHLQEACTHVVRHGNRNLEFPYRLYSHVTELQAKDHLLFILRVLKHVMRLFEKSDDSAECDQKKLQTFIQDIHRQTTEIEGCATKTNSSELNKKIIKKMEIHFRGLISHLKHTDHSASGWRDVVGIIQEHLRRLALVGIKTKLDPNV